In Ruegeria sp. YS9, the genomic window CTGGCAGGCGTCGATGTTGTCAGTGTAGTATTGCCCGCCACTGGCTGGCGTTTCCTCTGCTCCCGGCGCCGAACACGGGGAGCAGAGACATCAAGAAAAGCGGACAACCGTCCTTGATTCAGTACGGAGCCTCAACGTCATTCATCGAGACATAGACGGTTTTCATTTCCGAGAAATGGTTGATCGCCAGTTTCGAGTTCTCGCGCCCGACACCGGACATTTTCGATCCGCCAAACGGCGCTTCGACCGGGGCAAGGTTGTAGGTGTTGATATAGCAAGTGCCTGCTTCGAATCCGGCCACGATTCGATGCGCCCGGGTCAGATCATTCGTGAAGACACCTGCGGCCAGACCGAACTCGGTGTCATTGGCGCGGGCCATCACCTCTTCCTCGGTCTCGAAATCCAGCACCGACATGACGGGGCCAAAGATTTCCTCGCGCGCGATGGTCATGTTGTCCGTGACGTCAGCAAAAACCGTGGGCTGCAAAAAATAGCCGTCCCGGTCGATCCGTTCACCGCCATAAATCAATCTTGCGCCTTCGGCTTTTCCCTTTTCGATATAGCCCAGGGCGATGTTCATCTGGTTCTCGCTGACCATCGGGCCAAAGCTGACGTTCTCGTCCATTGGATCGCCGATTTTCGCGTGATCCAGACGTTCTGACAGACGTTTCAGGAAGGCCTCTTTGATACTTTTCTGAACAAAGACGCGGGTGCCGTTGGAACAAACCTGACCCGAAGAATAGAAATTGCCCAGGATCGCACCTGAAACAGCGTTTTCGATGTCGGCATCGTCAAAGACGATCATCGGGGATTTGCCGCCAAGTTCCATGGTCACATGCTTCATGCCATCCGCCGCAGCAGCATAAACCTTGCGGCCCGTCGGCACAGAACCCGTCAAAGAGACTTTGGCCACACGCGGATCGGTGACCAGCGAAGCACCGACATCGCCGTAACCCTGGATCACGTTGTAGACACCCTTGGGCGCGCCGGCCTCGACAAGAATTTCAGCCACTTTCAATGCCGAAAGCGGTGTGGTTTCCGAAGGTTTGAACACCATCGTATTGCCACAAGCAAGCGCCGGGGCACCTTTCCAGCAGGCGATCTGCGTCGGATAGTTCCAGGCGCCGATCCCGACGCAAACACCCAGCGCCTCGCGGATGGTATAGACGAAATCACCCCCGCCCAGCGGAATATGCTCGCCAGTCAGTGAGGCGGCCAATCCACCAAAATACTCCAGCGCATCGGCCCCCGAGGTGGCATCGGCCACAGTGGTTTCCTGAATCGGTTTGCCGGTATCATGGGTTTCCAGAACGGACAGGTCGTAATTGCGTTCGCGCATGATATCGGAGGCGCGGCGCAGGATGCGGCCACGTTCCGTCCCGGACAGGGCCGCCCAAGCCGCCTGAGCGTTTTTTGCGCTGTTTAGAGCCTGTTCCACGATCGCCGGCGTCGCCGAATGCAAACGTGCAATCACTTCGCCTGTAGCGGGATAGATCACTTCAATGGCCGTGCCGTTTGTATCTTCGACATATTCGCCATCAATGAAATGGCTGGCCCTGGGCTGAAACTTCATACCGTGTCCTTTTCTTTCGCACCCGTCAGGACGGGACAAATGGTCAGTCGAAAATCGGCCTATCGGTTATTGATTGACCAGTCAATAAAATCATCGAAGGGGCGGTTTCACGCCTGTCAAACCCCATAATCCTTGAAATTTTTGGTTAATGTTCTATTTATGTTCTACATAGTCAGAGGACAAACCGATGACCCAGCAAACACGCCCCACAGCCCTGAACGGGCCGAACAACGACTATCACCTGCTTCCAGTCACCGACCGGCAGATGCGGTATGCGCGTGCGATTGCCGAGAAGTCAGCCCTTGAGATCCCTGTTGAGGCACAGCGCGACCGGCGGCTTTTGTCTGACTGGATTTCAGCCCACAAACCACGCGGGACCTCGCAGTTCGACAATTACCCGACGGGAAAACAAGTTGCGTTTGCCGAGCGGATTTCACGCAGCAAGCGCCGCCCGATCCCGTCCGAGTGTTTCCGCGACAAGAAAATGATGTCTCGCTGGATCGATCAGAACAAATAGACCCTTATTAGGGTCTTTCCTGAGTGTGATTGCGGGCGTAAAGCGAAACTGCTGCGGCAACAAACATCCCCAGCAGGATATAGCCCGTCACGGCCTCGGACACGGCGAGCCCACGGCACAGTCCGGTCGGGGACATGTCGCCATACCCGACTGTGGTAAAGGTGACATAGGAAAAATACAGGATATCCCCCGGACCCTGCGCACCGATGACACAGTGGTCGTTATACCCAAAGGCGCCGTAAACCGCGGCGAACAGGAAGGGGACAACCTGTATGAACGAAACACCCATCAGAAACAAAAGCCTGCGGGGCGACTTTACCTGGGTCACGTAATACCAGGACTGCGACACCAGCCAGATCAACAGGCCAACCGAAGCGATTGTGCCAATCGTGTCGCCCGCAGCTGCCTCGTTCAGGCGTGAAAGACCATACCAGGCAAGAAAGCTCGCCAGAACCAGCCCCAACGCTGCAATCAGGGTTGATTTCCATTCATCCAAAGTCGTGGGTTTGCGGTGCATGAACGCCCCTTCAATCCGGTCTTCGCGCAATCATCCGACCTAAAGGCATCGCCCGCAACCCGAATTCAGTCCTGGCGCAGATGCGCCTCACCCCGCTCGCGCGCCAGCAGGATCTGCTTTTGCCGTTCGCGAAAGCGCATTTTGTCAGCATCGGACGTCTCATCGATGCATTGATGGCATGAAACGCCATGCTCGTATTCCGGGCGCTTCACATCCTCGGGCAGGATTGGACGCCGGCAGCCATGACAGAGCTTGTGCGGCCCTTCAACAAGCCCGTGACCAACCGAAACACGATTGTCGAACACAAAGCATTCGCCCTGCCAGGAACTGTCTTCAGCAGGCATTTCCTCAAGATACCGCAGGATACCGCCCTTGAGGTGATAGACATCCTCGACCCCCTGACCCAGCAGGTAGTTGGTGGATTTCTCGCAACGGATACCGCCCGTGCAGAACATGGCGACCCGTTTGTTGTGAAAGCGGTCCTTGTTCTGTTCCCACCATGCCGGGAAATCGCGAAAACTGGCTGTTTCAGGGTCTATTGCGCCTTCAAACGTCCCGATTGCCACTTCGTAATCGTTGCGCGTGTCGATCAGCACCACATCGTCAGAACGGATCAGGTCATTCCACTCCTGCGGGTCGACATAGTTGCCGACACGGGCGCGCGGGTCGACATCGGGCTGACCCATGGTCACGATCTCTTTCTTCAGCCGCACCTTCATCTTGCCGAAAGGCGGATGCTCCGAGGTCGCTTCCTTCCACTCCAGATCAGCGCAACCGGGCAAGGATCGGACATGTGACAGCACGGCGTCGATTCCGGCACGCGGGCCGGCGATCGTGCCGTTGATCCCTTCCTGCGCAAGCAGCAGCGTACCGGTGACGGACTGCGCGCGGCACAGGTCCAGCAAAGGGTCACGCAACGCGGCTGGATCCGCGAAACGGGTAAAGTGATAGAGGGCAGCGATTGTGTACATACGCGCGATCTACCTTTGCAGACCCAGAGTCGCAAGGGATTGCATTGACGCCCCGCGCGCCGCCGCCTACCGATAGAGCGGTAAAAGGAGGCCGCCATGACCCATGCCCTGCTCGTGATCGATGTCCAGAACGACTTTTGCCCCGGTGGTGCGCTGGCTGTGGCAGAGGGGGACGAAATCGTCGCACCGATAAACGCCATGATGGGTGAATTCGATGCCGTGATCCTGACTCAGGACTGGCATCCGGCGGGGCATTCTTCGTTTGCCAGTTCCCACGATGGCAAAAACCCGTTCGACCTGGTCGACATGCCCTATGGCCCACAGGTTCTGTGGCCCGACCACTGCGTGCAGGGCACGCGCGGCGCCGGTTTTCATCCCGACTTGCGCACGGATGGCGACCTGATCCTTCGCAAAGGATTCCGCAGTACCATCGACAGCTATTCCGCATTCTTCGAGAATGACCACCAGACACCGACAGGCCTGAAAGGCTATTTGGATACACGCGGTATCGACCGTTTGACCCTTGTGGGATTGGCCACCGATTACTGCGTGCGTTATTCCGCGGTAGATGCCGCCAGGTTGGGTTTCGATGTCACGGTCCGCATGGGCGCGTGCCGCGCGATTGATATGGACGGTTCGCTGGCAGCCGCCGAGCAGGCGATGCGGGATGCCGGAGTCGTATTGACCTAAGGTGTGGCGCCCGCGGCGGCCAGAAGCTTGATCATCACGAACAGAACAACTGCCAGACCCAGCGCGAACCCAATGCGCCCTGGAATCGTGCGGCGTTCCGGATTGGTCTGGTTTGACGGAGGTGGCGGAACGCGCATCGATCGGCTGCGTACGATCCCAGCCATGGGTTGCGCGGTTCGCACGTAGTGCAAGAAATCCCAAAGGTTGAAATCGCCGCAATATTCACCCTGAATTCCACGCGTCCTGATGTTGTCAAACAGCGACCGCAGAATTCGCACCCGATCCGCATGGTCCTCGGCCGGAAAAACACCCGGCACGATGCCGCTGTTGCGCGACTCGAGGCTGAATCCTGCATCCATGAAAATCTTGCGGATTTTCGGCGATGTTCCACGCAACGCGTCCGCGGCTCTGATATCGCGGAACACCGCACATACCAGGCGTTCCGTATCAGAGGCAGACCCCAGCTTTTCGGGGTCCAGATCTTCCAGCGCTACGTTAACAATATCAAAATCGTACTCGATACCCATTCACAAACTCAGTTTCGACTTTCCATCCCCTCTTCTCACTAACCGGTAAAAACAATGCACAATATGCCGGTATTGTGACTTCAAACTGGCATTGTCACCAAATCAGTGACTCTTGCCATTTCCAGAGTCGATTGATCTAACTACGGAAATCGCAGGAGTTCCCCATGGTCGACATCGCGACCCGCGTCTACAATCACAAATGGAAGATTGACCCGATTGTACGGTCTTTGATCGATACTGATTTCTACAAACTGCTGATGTGCCAGTCAGTGTTTCGAAACAAGCCTCAAACAGATGTCGTGTTTTCGCTGATCAACCGGTCGAATCACGTACCTCTGGCGCGTTTGATCGATGAAGGCGAGCTGCGGGAACAGCTGGATCACATCCGCTCTCTCAGCCTCAGCCGTGGGGAAAGCACCTGGCTGCGCGGCAACATGTTCTACGGAAAACGGCAGATGTTCCGCTCTGACTTCATGGAGTGGTTCGAGAATTTGCGCCTGCCGCCCTATCATCTTGAACGCAAAGGCGACCAATATGAACTGACCTTTGAAGGCAAATGGCACGAGGTCATGCTGTGGGAAATCCCCGCGCTGGCGGTGTTGATGGAGCTGCGCTCGCGCGCGGTGCTGAACGATATGCGCCGGTTCGAATTGCAGGTCCTGTACGCCCGCGCGATGACCCGGGTTTGGGAAAAGATCGAAAAGTTGAGCTCGATAAACGGGCTTGGGATCGCGGATTTCGGTACCAGACGGCGGCATTCCTTCCTGTGGCAGGATTGGTGCGTGCAGGCGATGATCGAAGGGCTGGGCGCATCCTTTACCGGCACTTCGAACTGCCTGATCGCCATGCGACGCGAGGTCGAGGCCATCGGCACCAATGCGCATGAACTGCCCATGGTCTATTCCGCGCTGGCAGATACGGATGAAGCGTTGGCGCAGGCGCCTTATGACGTGCTCAGCGACTGGCATGACGAGCATGACGGCAACCTCCGCATCATCCTGCCCGACACCTATGGCACTAAGGGGTTTCTGGACAATGCTCCTGACTGGCTGGCGGGATGGACCGGCATTCGAATCGACAGCGGAGACCCGGCAGCGGCGGCCGAGGTCGCAATAGACTGGTGGAACGCACGCGGCGAAGACCCGACAGGGAAGCGGATCATTTTCTCTGACGGTCTGGATGTCGAGAAAATTCAGGAATTGCATGCCCAGTTCGCGGGCCGCGCCAATATTTCCTTCGGTTGGGGAACCTTGCTGACCAACGATTTTCGCGGACTCGTCCCCAATGACGCGCTGGCGCCATTCTCATTGGTCTGCAAAGCGGTATCCGCCAATGGCCGCCCGACGGTAAAACTGTCGGACAACCCGGAAAAGGCTATGGGTCCGGAGGACCAGATCGAACGCTACAAGCGGGTGTTTGGTGTCGGAGCGCAAAAGGCGATCGAGGTGATCGTCTGAACCACGGCAGCGCATTCATCATTTATCGGCAACTCACCTGATGCTATTTTGGAAGGCATTCTCATTGAGCATTAAGGTTGAGACACAATGATTTTTGAACCAAGGAACTTCTACGATACCGGCGGATCCCGGGATGAGCTTTCACTTTTTTCCTACGCCGCATACCTGATATCCCGCGCGCAGTTTCTGCAAGCCGAAGGCGATGACAGCGACCTTTTACTGTTGGGCCGCGATTGGGAAGAAACCGACGATGCCGTTCTGTCCAAACAGCTTGTCATGCTCGGATTCCGGCCAATTGACGACCGCCAGACATCCGCCCACGAATACATGAGTTTCCTTGATGGCCCCGATGACCTAAGGCCCGTCGACCTGCTTACTTCGCCAGAACCTGAAGGGTATTACCAACATTTGTTCGAGGCGATCAAAGCAGCAGAGGAATGGCCCAGCGCCCAACATATTGGCGCTGCTTTGAAGCTTGGACTGGCGGCCCCGGATTCAATTGTTGCTCTTGCCGCACTGAGTTCATGCCTCAAACTGTATTCGCCGGATTCTTTTCCGCCACGTCTTTGGCTTGGTGTGTTTACGGCGCGTTGGGCGCAGTTGGAGCCGCTCTCGCAAGATTTGCTTACTGTGTTGTCGTCCGCTCTGATTTCCGTCCCGCCGGGCTCGAAGGTTCCACCGGCCCCCGCGCAACAGAAAGCCGATGCGCCGGGGTTGCTTCTTGTTCATGGCACTCACTTCGAAGTCGATCCCGACCCCACATGGTACTATCCGCATGTCGGAGATCTGCACAATTACATCAAGCCGCATCGCAACGATATCTTTTCAGGACAGAACTACTATGAATGGGAGGGCCGGTGGTCCGATCGCGGCCGCCATATTGCTGCCAAACACCTGAAAAACTGGATAGATCTTGAGGCCTATCACGGCTGCGATGTGGTTGCCCACAGCCACGGCTGCAATGTCGTCATGAAAGCCGCCGATATGGGGGCGCATTTCAACAAGGTCGTTTTCCTAAGCTGCCCGGTACACTGGCACAAGTACAACCTGAATTCAGGCCGGATCAATGCGCCGTATTCCGTTCGGGTCTGGTTTGACTTGGTGATCCTGGCAGACGGCGGCAGACAAAAGTTCCCCGCCAGTGCCAACGTTGCCGACGAGGTCGTCGGAGGTTGGTTCAGCGGGCATTCTGCCACGCGGACATCACGGATTTGGGGCAATCATACATTGGAAGCAAAGCTGATCTGAATTGCCCGGGTAAATGCTAACCGTGAAACGCGGCAACTGTCTTCAACTGTGAAAAGCCGTACAAAGCTTCGAACCCTTTTTCGCGGCCGTGTCCGGATTTTCCCACCCCGCCAAATGGCAGTTCAACGCCGCCACCAGCACCGTAGTTGTTTATGAAAACCTGACCCGAGTGCAATGCTTTCGCCAACCGCATCTGTCGCGCACCATCCCGCGTCCAGACGCTGGCGACCAGGCCATATTCCGTACTATTCGCTATGGTCAGAGCCTGTTCTTCGGTGTCAAACGGGATCAGAACCTGAACCGGGCCGAATATCTCGTCCTGTGCCAACTGATGATCTGGCGGCACGTCTGCGAACAAAGTGGGCCGGACATAGGCTCCGGTTTCTGGCGCGTCATCGACAATCTGTCCCTGCGCAGCGATCGTCAGGTCCGTGGCTGTTTTCAGAAAGCCGCTGACAATCTGTCTCTGCCGGTCCGAGATCAACGGTCCAACGCGCAGATCCTGCATCGCCGGGCCGACGGTCAGTTCTTCATAGGCCTTGGCCATGCGCGATCTGACCTGTTCATAGACGCCCCGCTGCACCAGGATGCGGGACGAGGCCGAACAGGTCTGGCCCGCGTTTTGGACACCCGCATTCACCAGAAACGGCAGCGCTGCATCCAGATCGGCATCGTCAAAAACCAATTGCGGGGATTTCCCGCCCAGTTCCAGCGTCACGGGCACCACGTTGCGTCCCGCCGCCTGCTGCACAAGGGCCCCGGTGGCAACCGAACCGGTGAACGAGATATGGTTGACTCCCCGATGCCCCGACAGCGCTGCACCCGCCTCGGCCCCCAGACCGGGCACGACGTTCAATGCTCCGGCTGGCAGCCCGGCCTGTTGCGCAAGATGGGCAAAGGCCAGCGCGGTCAGGCAGGCCTCTTCCGCAGGTTTCAGAACACAGGCGTTGCCCATGGCCAACGCCGCCCCGACGGAACGCCCGATAATCTGCATCGGATAGTTCCAGGGCACGATATGGCCCGTCACCCCATGCGGTTCGCGCAAGGTGTAGACGGTGTAGCCATCGAGATAGGGAATGGTCTCGCCCATCACCTTGTCGGCCGCGCCGCCATAGAACTCGCAATAGCGCGCCAGGGCGACCGCGTCTGCCCGGGCCTGTGTCAGCGGTTTGCCGACATCCATCGCCTCGAGCCGCGCCAGATCGTCCACCCGGTCCAGCACCAGCTGGCCCAACCGTGTCAGGATGCGGCCGCGTTCCAACGCCGTCTTTCGCCCCCAATCACCATACAACGCAGATCGGGCGGCTTGTACCGCCGCGTCGATATCCGCCTCGGACCCTCGGGCGATCCGGCAGATCTCGGTCCCGTCCGAAGGGTTGATCAAGGGCAGGCTGTCGCCCGCAGCCGCCCGGATCCAGCGCCCGCCGATCAGGCACAAGGTGGGATCAAACCAAATGTTCTGGGTCATTTTGGGCCTCCAATCAGGCTCTAACAAGGAACTTTACGCCGTCAGCGGCCTTATCTCGGGCAACCGGGGCGCAGCGGCAATCAGGGTTTGCGTATAGGGATGTTGCGGATTTTCGAACACCTGCTTGGTCTGACCCTGTTCGACGATCCGCCCGGACTGCATCACAAGCACACGGTCGGTGATCGTGCGGACAACGCTCAGGTCATGGCTGATGAACAGATAGGTCAGGTCATAGGCATCGCACAGTTCAGCGAGCAGATCGAGGATCTGTGCACGGACCGAAACGTCAAGCGCCGAAACCGCCTCGTCGAACAGGATCAGATCGGGCCGGATGATCAGGGCGCGTGCAATGGCGATCCGTTGTCGTTGCCCGCCCGAGAATTCGTGGATGTACTTGCCCGCGTCGCCGGGGCTGAGGCCGACGGCCGTCAGTATTTCCGAGATCCGATCCCGCCGGTCTGATCCGGTGGGCGGGTCGTCCAGCAAATGGAAAGGCTCGGTGATCAGGCGCGCGACACGATGACGGGGGTTGAAGCTGCCATATGGGTCCTGAAACACCACCTGCATCTTCCGGCGCACGGCAAGGTTGGGTTTGTGCCCGGTGAAAACCGGCTGACCACCCAGCCGGATTTGACCGGACTGAACCTCCTCCAAGCCCAAAATTGCCCGTGTTAGGGTCGATTTTCCGCATCCGGATTCCCCAACCAAACCCAACCGCTCGCCTCGGTTGAGTGAAAAACTGACACCATCCACTGCCCGGTGATGGCGCGGCGCGTCCAACAGGCCTTTTCGGGGCAATCGGTAGTCCCGGACAACCTGGGTTACCTCCAGCAACGTTTGCGGTTGCGCGGGTTCCGGCAAAGTGACCTGATGGCCAGACGCCTCGAACAGCATTCGGGTATAAGGGTGATGCATGTGACGCAGCAGGTGCTGTGTGGCCCCGCTTTCAACCACT contains:
- a CDS encoding potassium channel family protein encodes the protein MHRKPTTLDEWKSTLIAALGLVLASFLAWYGLSRLNEAAAGDTIGTIASVGLLIWLVSQSWYYVTQVKSPRRLLFLMGVSFIQVVPFLFAAVYGAFGYNDHCVIGAQGPGDILYFSYVTFTTVGYGDMSPTGLCRGLAVSEAVTGYILLGMFVAAAVSLYARNHTQERP
- the betB gene encoding betaine-aldehyde dehydrogenase → MKFQPRASHFIDGEYVEDTNGTAIEVIYPATGEVIARLHSATPAIVEQALNSAKNAQAAWAALSGTERGRILRRASDIMRERNYDLSVLETHDTGKPIQETTVADATSGADALEYFGGLAASLTGEHIPLGGGDFVYTIREALGVCVGIGAWNYPTQIACWKGAPALACGNTMVFKPSETTPLSALKVAEILVEAGAPKGVYNVIQGYGDVGASLVTDPRVAKVSLTGSVPTGRKVYAAAADGMKHVTMELGGKSPMIVFDDADIENAVSGAILGNFYSSGQVCSNGTRVFVQKSIKEAFLKRLSERLDHAKIGDPMDENVSFGPMVSENQMNIALGYIEKGKAEGARLIYGGERIDRDGYFLQPTVFADVTDNMTIAREEIFGPVMSVLDFETEEEVMARANDTEFGLAAGVFTNDLTRAHRIVAGFEAGTCYINTYNLAPVEAPFGGSKMSGVGRENSKLAINHFSEMKTVYVSMNDVEAPY
- a CDS encoding ABC transporter ATP-binding protein; this encodes MSLLQIENLSLTIHGMPILKQVSLSIDPGQIVAVTGESGSGKSMTALAVMQLLPHGASTEGAIWLDGQDLLTRSEPDLCALRGASMGMVFQEPMTALNPVKTIGDQVMETILIHKAMPPTQARTRAKEVLTRVGLPPDRFPLSRYPHELSGGQRQRVVIAMAIALRPRLLIADEPTTALDVTTQAQILDLLKGLVREYDMGLLMITHDLAVVSDMADQIIVMRHGEVVESGATQHLLRHMHHPYTRMLFEASGHQVTLPEPAQPQTLLEVTQVVRDYRLPRKGLLDAPRHHRAVDGVSFSLNRGERLGLVGESGCGKSTLTRAILGLEEVQSGQIRLGGQPVFTGHKPNLAVRRKMQVVFQDPYGSFNPRHRVARLITEPFHLLDDPPTGSDRRDRISEILTAVGLSPGDAGKYIHEFSGGQRQRIAIARALIIRPDLILFDEAVSALDVSVRAQILDLLAELCDAYDLTYLFISHDLSVVRTITDRVLVMQSGRIVEQGQTKQVFENPQHPYTQTLIAAAPRLPEIRPLTA
- the pncB gene encoding nicotinate phosphoribosyltransferase; translation: MVDIATRVYNHKWKIDPIVRSLIDTDFYKLLMCQSVFRNKPQTDVVFSLINRSNHVPLARLIDEGELREQLDHIRSLSLSRGESTWLRGNMFYGKRQMFRSDFMEWFENLRLPPYHLERKGDQYELTFEGKWHEVMLWEIPALAVLMELRSRAVLNDMRRFELQVLYARAMTRVWEKIEKLSSINGLGIADFGTRRRHSFLWQDWCVQAMIEGLGASFTGTSNCLIAMRREVEAIGTNAHELPMVYSALADTDEALAQAPYDVLSDWHDEHDGNLRIILPDTYGTKGFLDNAPDWLAGWTGIRIDSGDPAAAAEVAIDWWNARGEDPTGKRIIFSDGLDVEKIQELHAQFAGRANISFGWGTLLTNDFRGLVPNDALAPFSLVCKAVSANGRPTVKLSDNPEKAMGPEDQIERYKRVFGVGAQKAIEVIV
- the pncA gene encoding bifunctional nicotinamidase/pyrazinamidase, coding for MTHALLVIDVQNDFCPGGALAVAEGDEIVAPINAMMGEFDAVILTQDWHPAGHSSFASSHDGKNPFDLVDMPYGPQVLWPDHCVQGTRGAGFHPDLRTDGDLILRKGFRSTIDSYSAFFENDHQTPTGLKGYLDTRGIDRLTLVGLATDYCVRYSAVDAARLGFDVTVRMGACRAIDMDGSLAAAEQAMRDAGVVLT
- a CDS encoding rhodanese-related sulfurtransferase, translating into MYTIAALYHFTRFADPAALRDPLLDLCRAQSVTGTLLLAQEGINGTIAGPRAGIDAVLSHVRSLPGCADLEWKEATSEHPPFGKMKVRLKKEIVTMGQPDVDPRARVGNYVDPQEWNDLIRSDDVVLIDTRNDYEVAIGTFEGAIDPETASFRDFPAWWEQNKDRFHNKRVAMFCTGGIRCEKSTNYLLGQGVEDVYHLKGGILRYLEEMPAEDSSWQGECFVFDNRVSVGHGLVEGPHKLCHGCRRPILPEDVKRPEYEHGVSCHQCIDETSDADKMRFRERQKQILLARERGEAHLRQD
- a CDS encoding aldehyde dehydrogenase family protein codes for the protein MTQNIWFDPTLCLIGGRWIRAAAGDSLPLINPSDGTEICRIARGSEADIDAAVQAARSALYGDWGRKTALERGRILTRLGQLVLDRVDDLARLEAMDVGKPLTQARADAVALARYCEFYGGAADKVMGETIPYLDGYTVYTLREPHGVTGHIVPWNYPMQIIGRSVGAALAMGNACVLKPAEEACLTALAFAHLAQQAGLPAGALNVVPGLGAEAGAALSGHRGVNHISFTGSVATGALVQQAAGRNVVPVTLELGGKSPQLVFDDADLDAALPFLVNAGVQNAGQTCSASSRILVQRGVYEQVRSRMAKAYEELTVGPAMQDLRVGPLISDRQRQIVSGFLKTATDLTIAAQGQIVDDAPETGAYVRPTLFADVPPDHQLAQDEIFGPVQVLIPFDTEEQALTIANSTEYGLVASVWTRDGARQMRLAKALHSGQVFINNYGAGGGVELPFGGVGKSGHGREKGFEALYGFSQLKTVAAFHG